The nucleotide window ACCACCAGCATGTAATGGCCGTACCAACCCATCCAGCGAAACTCGCCTGGCGGCTCGATGCCAATTTCCAGGATCACCGGGAAGCCGGCGGCGATGAGGCGGCGGACAGTGAAGGCGTCGCCGTTGGCGCGGGTGATGGCTTCCACGTCGGTCTGGTTCTGCACGTAGGCGGCCATCTCCTGCGGCGTTACGTTGCGGTCTTCAGGATTGGGCTTCAGCACGGCCGCCGTTGTGTTCTGATTGATGCGGATGCCGAAATAGCTCAAGGTCATCGCCAGAGTCGCCGGTCCACAGTTGTTCCACTCTTGAAACTGATGGGTGATGCCTTCCAGCCGGGCCGTTCTGGGAATGGGTATAAGCGTTGGCGTGGGCGGTGGTGGGGTGAAGGTGGCCGGCAGAGTCGGCGGCAGGGTAGGGCTGGCGGGTGGCGTGGCCGTCGCCAAGAGTTGGCTGGCGTTGGCTAACGGCGTGTTGGTCGGCGGCAGGAGGGTGGCTGGCGGGGCGGGTGTGGCGATGGGGTTCAGCAGCAAACTGAGGTCGGCGGTGATGGCGACGGTGGGCAGGATGGCGACTTTCTGCGGCGGCGCACCGATGTCTTGAATCGGTTTGGGCAGCCGGGCCAGATAGCGCGGCGGCACAGCGCGCAAAACCGTTGGCGTAACCAGTATGCCAAGCAAAACAGTTCCCATCAGGATTAGTAGGAGGATGATTCTTCTGCTCATTTGCCTTGTGTCCAACCTGGGGCATTATAGCGCAGTCAACCAACCGCCCAAAGGCTGCCGGCAGACTCTTACCAACTCCTTAAACTATACCTGACAAGATGACAAGGTGACATTTGGCAAGGTGATGGGGTAAAAGCCGGGTTTACCCGGCTTTGTTTTGTAGACCGGCGCTTTAGCGCTGGTCGTCGCCGGTTGTTCGCTGCGCCTGGAGCTAAAGCCCCAGGCTAAAAAACGACGCCCCGTAAACGGGGCTAGAGACGACCGTGATGGTAACGACAAGCCTCTCAGAGGCTCCCCAGATTATGGAGATGTTACCCTTTGCGCATATAACGGCCGTTTCATATGCACGTCCCCATCCACCCAGGCGTAAGGGGTAAAGCCGCATCCCTGGTAGAGACGAATGGCTGCCGTCCATGTATCGGTGGTTTCGACGAGCAGTTCGTGGCAGCCGCGGCGCTGCGCTTCGACGATGAGGTGTTCGGAAATGGCCCGGCCCAACCCGCGCCGCCGGTGGGTCGGACGGATGGAAACGCGGACGATGCGTCCGACGCCAGGCGCTTCCAGCCACAGCGCGCCAGTCCCAATTAACACGCCAGCCTCTTCGGCCACAAAAAAGGCGTGCCCGGCGTGGATGTAGCTGGTCATGATGTCGTTCAGGTCGGGGTTGCGCGTGGGGTCCAGCGTGCCCCAATGTTCGTGCAGACCATCCAGGATGAGCTGTTGGGCGGCTGGTTGGTCGGTAGGGTGGAACGGCCGTATCTGGTAGGTGGGTTTTGTCATACGGCGAGAATATAGCAGACAAGGTGACAAGGGGACAGGGAGAAGGGGAGAGGGGGCGGATTGGGGTTTGTTTGGTATCATACTGTAGATAAAAATGGTTCTCTGAGCTTTCCTGTGGCTGCCACAGAATTCATCAGAGACCCATAAAAACCAGTAGTCGAGACGGCCGTTGTCTATGTTAAAACACATGCACACCATTTTAAATCCTGCCTGGTATCAAGGTTTTCGGCGGCGCGCGCCTTATTTTGAGGGGTGGTATTTTAAGCTGGTAGACGCGGCCACGCAGCAGCGTTATGCCATCATCCCCGGCGTGTTTAAGAGCCAGGACCCCCACGCCTTCATTCAGGTGCTCAACGGGCAAACAGGCGCCGCCCATTATCACCGCTTTCCCCTGGAGATGTTTTGGGCGTCCGACA belongs to Candidatus Leptovillus gracilis and includes:
- a CDS encoding C39 family peptidase; its protein translation is MSRRIILLLILMGTVLLGILVTPTVLRAVPPRYLARLPKPIQDIGAPPQKVAILPTVAITADLSLLLNPIATPAPPATLLPPTNTPLANASQLLATATPPASPTLPPTLPATFTPPPPTPTLIPIPRTARLEGITHQFQEWNNCGPATLAMTLSYFGIRINQNTTAAVLKPNPEDRNVTPQEMAAYVQNQTDVEAITRANGDAFTVRRLIAAGFPVILEIGIEPPGEFRWMGWYGHYMLVVAYDDDRQQFWVYDSWLGTSDEPLQNADVDGRDLPYSTVAEFWPHFNRNYIVLYPPERAAEVAEIIGENMDDATMWQNALYAIRAETAANPDNAFNWFNLGTTYNALGQYAEAAAAFDQARAIGLPWRMLWYQFGPYEAYYQTGRYDDIILLADVTLENRPYFEESFYYKGLAEEALGNVQSARQNLQQAANFNPNFAPAAAALSKIENGGS
- a CDS encoding GNAT family N-acetyltransferase, translating into MTKPTYQIRPFHPTDQPAAQQLILDGLHEHWGTLDPTRNPDLNDIMTSYIHAGHAFFVAEEAGVLIGTGALWLEAPGVGRIVRVSIRPTHRRRGLGRAISEHLIVEAQRRGCHELLVETTDTWTAAIRLYQGCGFTPYAWVDGDVHMKRPLYAQRVTSP